The sequence AATGGCAATCAATTCTATAATAATATATTAGATTTTGCCAAAAAGATACCCGTTGTTTTTATTGTAGACGAAAAACAAGAACAGATAGCAGGGGATGCAGTAAAGAATGGAATATTTGATTATATAGTGAAAGTTGAAGGAGCCATAACTGCAATTCCTTTTACCTTAGATCGAGCAAAAGAACAGAATATTTCAACAGAAAATATTGCATTTGATTTTCAAGTTGAATCTACTTTATCTCATATAACCTCTTTTTTTGAAATTAACGAAAGTGGTCGCTTTATTTCCTTTGATGACAATCTACAGAATATCTTGGGGCTTTCGTCTAGTGAATTCTACAAAACCTATCTGATGGATTTTATTGACGATGAAGATCGAGAAAGATTCTACCAATGGCATTCATCAATAAAAGCCCGTCAAGATACATTTATGATTGACACGGAAGTTATTCATAAAACAAGAGGTATTATTCCGGTTGAACTGCAATTAACACCCTATACAAGACCGGAAGCTCTCTTCTCAGGTTTTCGTGGTTATTTTAAAGTATTGACGAAAGATGAATCACAAGCAATAGAAAGACAAGTAACCGATATAAAACCTCTATTCCATGAGCTGTATCAATTAAATAATTACTTTCGCAAAAATTTAATTCAGCTATTTTATATGAAATTGGCTGAAATTCCCAAAAGAAATTTTAAGTTCGGGTACGCATCTTTATTTTTGTATCATACAACTAAGCACCAATATCAAAATGAAATAGAAATTGGTACTAAGTTTCACGGAGATAAAACTGATATTCGTTCGGATTTTTTCACAGTAAAGGAAGTACAAAAATTATTTCCACAATCGGAATTTGTGCGATTTGTCCATCAAAGCGTGCTGAATGAAACAGAACGTAAGCCTGGTGTTGAATTATTTCAACCCAAACTATGGAAAGAAGGGGAAAATTGGGAAATAGGGGATCGACTTTTCATAAATTTGCGAACTTCCGATGAAAATTGCCTAGGCTTCATTATTCTGGAAAATCCAGAATCAGGAAAAACACCATCTGTCCAAATTTTGGAACGAGCGGAAATATTATCCAATTACATTTCCGGCCTATATGAATTTCAAACACGCTTTTCAAAATTGGAAACTAAGCATAAACATTTTAAGCAAATCTTTGCAATTTTGGAAACTTTTTGTATTGATTTGCCTTTGGAAAATCTACTTCGGGAAATCGTTTGGACCATTAAACTTTCGTTGGGTTTTAATTTTCCCATTCTTGCTATTTTCAGTAAATCCACTCGACGATTAAATTTAAAATCATTTGCATTGGAGAATAAAGAAAAGGCAAGAATTTTGAGTAGGCTGCATTTTTCTATCGAAGAGATTATTCCGCTTTTGAAACAAAAATATCGAATTTCACATTCATATCTTGTGCAAGAACGTAATAATCCCATGAATATTATTAAAAGGATTTATGGAACGCCTATTACATCCGTTAACGATCCGCATATGTGGCATTATGAAGATATTCTGCTTGTCCCAATTACAACACGGAAAAAGAAGATTATCGGATTTTTTATATTGGATGACCCAGCCAATAAACTAAGACCCTATACAGAATTAGTTCAAATTCTTGAAAAAATCGCTCGGTTAGTTGCGGTGACTATAGAAAACAAATTGATATATGCAAAAATCAAAAACGATTATCAAAGATTACAATTGCTGTATCGCAGTCGAAAGAATTCAAACGGAAATAAAACACGTTCAGGCAGAATAAAAGAAGTTTTGAAAAGAATGAATTTGTCTTAATATCCTCAAAAACGATTCAATTCCGCAACCTACCATAAATTAACTACAAAATTACTTGCCATATCTGCTTAATTATTTTTATAGTTATTATCTGTTTCGCAAATTGAAATCTAAAGGAAAAGAAAAATTGCAAAAAAAACAAGATTACTGAAGTGGATCTAGATTGAGTAAAATGTGCCGCAACCATTTCATCGATTTTTCGTAACGGCCTATTCAATAATTGACTAGGAAACCAACTATATCCTAAATCGTATTATGTTGTTGATGAATTCATTCAAATTTAGAAAATCACATTATTTTTTTTATGCCGGATTATTCATTGTCGCAATAAATGGTTGTGCTGATCGTAAACACGAGAATCCTTTAGATCCAGAGAATCCATTTACAGAGGGGAAACTAACGGGCTTATCTGTAATATCTTTGGATAGAGTAGTTTCCTTAACTTGGGATGATATTGAAATTAACGGGTATGTTGGCACCAAAATATTCAGGCGAACATCACAGGATAGCGGATTTGTAGAAATTGCAGTGGTACCCGGTAATTCATCTCATTATGATGACCAAGATGTTTCATTTGATATTATCTATAAATATAAAATTCAGGCAATTACTGAATTTAATGAAAGCCCATTATCTGATGAAGTTGTCATTACACCCGGACCATCTCGTATCTGGGTTGCGATTAGAACAACTGGTAAACTTTTTCAATTAACGCATGATGCATCTCATACCCTTTTTTCGAGAAGTAATTTTTTTGATATATCAGGAATGGCTAATATCGGTAATGGACAAGGAATTTGGCTAAGCGATTTTTTCTTAAACCAGATCGCACACATGTCTTTGGATGGAGAAATAGTTAAAATATTTAACATCAGTGAATCACCATTAGATCTTGATTTTGACCCTTCCAGAAATAGATTGTGGATCATTCTTCAAAGTTCCAAAAAATTAGCTTTTGCCGATACTTCAGGTAACCTATTCGTTATAAATGAAGAGTTTTCTAACCCGGTTTCTATTTCGGTCGACAGAACATCAGGTATTTGTTGGATTTCAGATGTCCAGGATCAAACAGTCACAAGGTTTAATTTGACTGATACTACTAAATCCACTATTGAGAATCTGGATCGACCTGAAGATATAGCTGTTAATTACCAGGATGGTTCTATTTGGGTGGCAGATGTTTCCAGTGTAAAACATTTTAGTTCCAACATGGAATTACTTATTTCTGCTAGAAATTTTAATTTTGTTTATCAAGTTAGTATAAATCAAAAAACAGGAGATTGTTGGGCGCTTGATTTGCGTTCTGGGATCAACAATTCCCAATTGATAAAACTGGATAAGAATGGTTCAATAATTTATAAATTAGATGGATTTACGAATCCAACATCTTTGGATGTTGATGAATATGACGGAAGCTGCGTTGTTACGGACGCTGGTAATTTTAATGTTACGAAAATATCGGAAGATGGAAGAATTATTGGAAAATGGAATGCGCTAGGAGCTCCTAATCTAATCAGGATATCTTCACCATGATAAAACCAGTCATTCGGTTTTTACAACAAAAGAGTAATTATTTTCTGATTGGAACCAGCTCGACTGTAATCATTTTGATTTTTATTATTGATTTAGCTTTTCTTACTCGTGAAATAATCCCAACACATATTTATTGGCTACGAGAAACACTAATAGTAGCTGTATTTTTATTAGCTTTATCTCTTCTTTTTAAACGTCACAATAAACAGGAGCAGCATATAGTTTATAAACTTAAGACTGCTTTTTTTGCAGCTTTAGGATTATATATTTCAGTAGCTTTTTCCAAAATGATTATTTCTAGCGAGAATGAAACAACCACCGAAAGTACTTTAAATCTTTTTGGATTACTTCAAAAGGATTTTCGTGCTACTTTTACTGCTGTTTTTGTTACTTTATTTCTAATTGTTTTACTGTTCTTAATTCGTGATTTAGTTCATTACAAAAGTAAAGCCAAAACTTATAAATTATTCCGTTTCGGACTTTTTTTATTTGTTGTGTATGTAATATACAGGCATTATACAATTAAAATGTTCAGAACAGAATGGTCATTGCAAGGTCAAACACCATTAGAATGGGTGTTTTTTGGCTTGCTGCTCTTAATAATATTTTTGTTATCATTTAGAACATCATGGGTGACATACCTAAATAAAAGGCAGAAGTATGCAGCTTGTTGGGCAGGATTGTTTCTAATTCCGGGAGCGATTTTTGTTTATCAATCAAACATTTTTCAGGAGATTAATAGATATAGTTTTACTTTGGGGTCGTTTAATAGTTTTACATTTTATTTTATGTGTTCTTACCTGGTATTGGCGGAATTGAATTTATTGCTTCATTTACCAACAGCTAGTATATTTGAGAAAAAAATTAGAGAGATTGAATCTTTACAAAATTTGAGTAGAGATATTAGTTCAATTTTAAGCTATGATGAGTTGATATCAAAAGTGACAACATTAACACATGATGTTCTAAACCCAGACGCAAGCTGGCTTGAAATGAAAAAGAAAAACGGCGAACTAAGTGTTGTGTCATATCATAATCTCACTAATAAAGAACTTTCTAATATGCATCTCAAAAATAATGAAGGATTAAGCGGTTGGATTTTTGAAAATAAAGAATCGATTTTAGTTAATGATGTTTCAAAAGATAGCCGTTCAAAATATATTCTAAACTATCAAAATAATATAGGTTCAATTTTAGGAGTTCCGCTTACTTCTAAGGATGGAGTTATGGGTATTTTGTATGCTACAAAAGAAGAAGAATATGGTTTTGAACAGGATGATCGTGAAATGCTGCAAGCTTTTGCCAATCAAGCTTCTGTAGCAATTGAAAATTCCAGGCTTATCGAACAATCGATTGAAAAGGAAAGGCTAGAACAAGAATTAATGGTTGCCCGAAATACTCAAATGAAACTTCTTCCAAAAGAAATGCCAAAAAAAGGTTCACTGGATATTGATGCACATTGCTTAATGGCTGCCGAAGTTGGCGGAGATTATTTTGATTTTATTGATCTTGATGAGGATAGACTTGGTGTGGTTATAGCAGATGTTTCCGGAAAAGGGCTATCTGCTGCTTTTTA comes from candidate division KSB1 bacterium and encodes:
- a CDS encoding response regulator → MPSVQPTKVLYIGNDKAFLSSVSQILQFHQNNYKIEKVSSLKEIKNSLDQNNYHVFLFDADLIKTNGNQFYNNILDFAKKIPVVFIVDEKQEQIAGDAVKNGIFDYIVKVEGAITAIPFTLDRAKEQNISTENIAFDFQVESTLSHITSFFEINESGRFISFDDNLQNILGLSSSEFYKTYLMDFIDDEDRERFYQWHSSIKARQDTFMIDTEVIHKTRGIIPVELQLTPYTRPEALFSGFRGYFKVLTKDESQAIERQVTDIKPLFHELYQLNNYFRKNLIQLFYMKLAEIPKRNFKFGYASLFLYHTTKHQYQNEIEIGTKFHGDKTDIRSDFFTVKEVQKLFPQSEFVRFVHQSVLNETERKPGVELFQPKLWKEGENWEIGDRLFINLRTSDENCLGFIILENPESGKTPSVQILERAEILSNYISGLYEFQTRFSKLETKHKHFKQIFAILETFCIDLPLENLLREIVWTIKLSLGFNFPILAIFSKSTRRLNLKSFALENKEKARILSRLHFSIEEIIPLLKQKYRISHSYLVQERNNPMNIIKRIYGTPITSVNDPHMWHYEDILLVPITTRKKKIIGFFILDDPANKLRPYTELVQILEKIARLVAVTIENKLIYAKIKNDYQRLQLLYRSRKNSNGNKTRSGRIKEVLKRMNLS
- a CDS encoding SpoIIE family protein phosphatase, whose amino-acid sequence is MIKPVIRFLQQKSNYFLIGTSSTVIILIFIIDLAFLTREIIPTHIYWLRETLIVAVFLLALSLLFKRHNKQEQHIVYKLKTAFFAALGLYISVAFSKMIISSENETTTESTLNLFGLLQKDFRATFTAVFVTLFLIVLLFLIRDLVHYKSKAKTYKLFRFGLFLFVVYVIYRHYTIKMFRTEWSLQGQTPLEWVFFGLLLLIIFLLSFRTSWVTYLNKRQKYAACWAGLFLIPGAIFVYQSNIFQEINRYSFTLGSFNSFTFYFMCSYLVLAELNLLLHLPTASIFEKKIREIESLQNLSRDISSILSYDELISKVTTLTHDVLNPDASWLEMKKKNGELSVVSYHNLTNKELSNMHLKNNEGLSGWIFENKESILVNDVSKDSRSKYILNYQNNIGSILGVPLTSKDGVMGILYATKEEEYGFEQDDREMLQAFANQASVAIENSRLIEQSIEKERLEQELMVARNTQMKLLPKEMPKKGSLDIDAHCLMAAEVGGDYFDFIDLDEDRLGVVIADVSGKGLSAAFYMAELKGIVSAYASLYHSPRILLEKVNKTLYETLDQKTFVTMIYAIFDLKKKKVTISRAGHGPFIHFSSKKKQSLFLQPHGIGVALDSGTVFNKILDEIEIGWHKNDFFLFFTDGLDEARNSKLEEYGLERLTKVLNETYDMPAEEILNRIIDDVSKFTKNAKKHDDLSMIVVKVDS